Sequence from the Colletotrichum higginsianum IMI 349063 chromosome 6, whole genome shotgun sequence genome:
tcgaTACCCTCATCCTCACCCGCATTTGGCACCCCAGTACACCCCCTGAAGCCGTTCAAAGTGTCAGCACCTTCAAAGCACGCGATTCTCCCAATCATACTCCCACCAGCCACCCTCCGACCCTTGGCATTTCGGACGTTTACCAAGAAACACAGCTTGACGCTGTCCTCGACTGCCCTCCAAGAACTCGCAACCTTTATCGGCCGCCATTGTGGCTCGTCATGGCGGGAAGAGGGCTTGGCAGAGAAGGTTTTGGAAGAGGTGGCCAAGTCGTGGAAGAATCGCAATGGCGGCGTCAttgtcgacggcgccagCCCAGAGCTGAAGGACATATTGAAGACTTTGGAAGGCAACATGAGCGGGGGCAAGATTGTGACTGGCGCAAGGGGTCTGAGTCGACAGAATAGTCTTTTGAACGAACCGGGGAAAGATGCGGACATGTCGAACACGAGACTAGGGTTACGGCCAGCACAGTCGTCTTTGGTGCGAGAGGATAGTCAACAGAGCTTCGGCATGTCCAGTCTtggggtggaggaggaggatgacgaggataACGTCAGGGATCCTCGGAAGTGGCTCAACATCATCGACGCATACGACCAACCGAGATTCTCTTACAACGTTGCAAAGAAGCATTTCGAAAGGTAGGGGACGATGTGTTTCCTGTGACGATAACTCGCTTGGCTGACGCAGTAACAGAGAAACGTCGAAACCCTCCCTACTGCCACCAGCAGCTCACAAGACTGCTCTGTTCCGGAATAGGTATAATGTCATACACCAAAGGCTACTCAGGAATGAGTCCTTTCAAACATCAGCCGTTGCAAGCGCAAGAGCACCTTCGCTCAAACGTTCCGCGTCAAACCAACTGAACCATAAGATCACACCAATTGCGAACCTCTTAGGTCGGCATGGAAGCCATCACATGCTTCTGGGTATGCTGAATATTCTACCAGCGGGCGGTCTCGCAATCAGCGACCTGTCAGCCACAATTGCGCTCGACGTGTCTCAAGCAGTTGCGATTCCCGAGGACTCGGCGTGGTTCTCGCCAGGCATGATCGTGCTTGTGGACGGTGTCtacgaagaggaagaagagtcCGTCGGAAAGGGTCTGAGCGGAAGCAGCGGTGTAGGTGGAACGCTCGGCGGCAGGTTTCAAGCCTTCTTCATCGGCCAGCCACCCTGCGAGAAGAGGAAAGCCACGTTGGGTGTCAGCGGcccggacggcggccaggaccACACCATAGGAGGCGGGTTCGGCTGGATCGACTTCCTCGGTGTGGGCAGTGAGCGGGCTGTTGGATTCAAGATGCGGAAGCTCGAGCAACGTCTGCTACCCCGGCATTCTGCCGAAGAGGTCCCCAGCAGGGGCAGAATGGTTATTCTCGGCGAGCTGAACCTCGACCAGCCGCGGTCGTTGCAGGCCTTGCGGAGGATCCTCACGATATATGCAGCCGAACCCGAAGGCGCCACGCCCATGAGCTTCGTCATCACGGGAAACTTCACGCAGCACGCCGTGCTCGCGAGaggtggcagcggcggtAGTATCGAATACAAGGAATACTTCGACGCCTTGGCTTCGACACTATCCGAATTCCCCGCTCTTCTACAGACTTCTACCTTTGTCTTCGTCCCCGGCGATAATGACGGCTGGGTGTCGTCCTTCACCGCGGGAGCTGCGACCCCGCTACCCCGGAAAGGGGCCCCGGACGTCTTCACGTCACGTATCCGGCGCGTCTTCGCCGCGGCCAACGCGGAAGTCGGCTCCAAGAGCGACGGAGAGGCTATCTGGACGTCAAACCCCAGTCGTATGACACTGTTCGGTCCGAACCACgaagtcgtcgtcttccgcgaCGACATCTCAGCCCGCCTGCGTCGCGCAGCCGTACGCCTTAAGACGCCGAAACAAAGCCGGGGCCAAGACGAAGAAAACCAGGtccccgaggccgaagacggcgcggATGACGTTGTCatgggcggcagcggcccCATCGAGACCGCCGCTGAAGAGGAGGCTATGGACGTCGACATACCCAGCAAGAAGCCTGCCGTCAAGCAGGTCAACTCGAGCGTCCCGCAGGACGTGCACACGGCGCGGAAACTTGTCAAGACGGTCCTGGACCAGGGGTACCTGTCGCCGTTCCGCCAATCGATCCGTCCCGTGCACTGGGACTATGCGACGGCGCTGCACCTCTACCCGCTGCCGACGTCCATGGTACTCGTGGACacgacggcaccgccgtTCTGCGTCACGTACGAGGGCTGTCACGTCATGAACCCGGGCAGCATCCTCGTTCCCGGCCGGACGCGGGTTGGCCGTTGGATAGAGTATGAGATTGGGAAGATTGGGAAGCTGCGGGAGACGACCTTTTGAGGTGGCAAGCCAGGCGCATGGCTTGCCATGTTTGCAGATAGGGTGTCACGGAGGCAGTTCAGCTTTGTAGCTGATGATGTCGATTATAATGATTGATGCCTACAAGGAAAGGCTATCGAAACCTTCGTCACAGAACAGAATTTCCTCCCGTTGAGATGTACGAAAGTCTCGAAGATGTGCTCCGGATCAGAAAACACGTGCGGCCAGGCAAGGTGTACTGGCATTGCGGGTTTGATTTCAAATGATCTTTTATCGCAAAGAACGCGAGTGGATT
This genomic interval carries:
- a CDS encoding DNA polymerase alpha/epsilon subunit B: MDPPPSISPKRKQKMPMANIFAAKTPAPPSSSIPSSSPAFGTPVHPLKPFKVSAPSKHAILPIILPPATLRPLAFRTFTKKHSLTLSSTALQELATFIGRHCGSSWREEGLAEKVLEEVAKSWKNRNGGVIVDGASPELKDILKTLEGNMSGGKIVTGARGLSRQNSLLNEPGKDADMSNTRLGLRPAQSSLVREDSQQSFGMSSLGVEEEDDEDNVRDPRKWLNIIDAYDQPRFSYNVAKKHFERETSKPSLLPPAAHKTALFRNRYNVIHQRLLRNESFQTSAVASARAPSLKRSASNQLNHKITPIANLLGRHGSHHMLLGMLNILPAGGLAISDLSATIALDVSQAVAIPEDSAWFSPGMIVLVDGVYEEEEESVGKGLSGSSGVGGTLGGRFQAFFIGQPPCEKRKATLGVSGPDGGQDHTIGGGFGWIDFLGVGSERAVGFKMRKLEQRLLPRHSAEEVPSRGRMVILGELNLDQPRSLQALRRILTIYAAEPEGATPMSFVITGNFTQHAVLARGGSGGSIEYKEYFDALASTLSEFPALLQTSTFVFVPGDNDGWVSSFTAGAATPLPRKGAPDVFTSRIRRVFAAANAEVGSKSDGEAIWTSNPSRMTLFGPNHEVVVFRDDISARLRRAAVRLKTPKQSRGQDEENQVPEAEDGADDVVMGGSGPIETAAEEEAMDVDIPSKKPAVKQVNSSVPQDVHTARKLVKTVLDQGYLSPFRQSIRPVHWDYATALHLYPLPTSMVLVDTTAPPFCVTYEGCHVMNPGSILVPGRTRVGRWIEYEIGKIGKLRETTF